The following are from one region of the Lacinutrix sp. Bg11-31 genome:
- a CDS encoding type IX secretion system membrane protein PorP/SprF, with product MKNILYIVFLVAIGVQAQQDPQYTQYMYNMNVINPAYAGSSESVSIGALYRSQWVGLEGSPSTATLAIHSPVGNRVGLGLSLISDEVGPVSETNVYVDFSYTLPVGNATKLAFGLKAGGTFHDIGLASIETIDEDDPFFSQDVNETTANIGAGLYLYQPNLWYVSASMPNILNGTHLDSDGRKIGSETEHLFAAAGYVFDLSENFKLKPHALLKFAFDAPISYDANLNLFMYDVVEIGAGYRLDDSFSGMVNFMVSPSLRIGYAYDAIQSELNVVTDASHEIFINFDIDLPRKVSRSPRYF from the coding sequence ATGAAGAACATACTATATATCGTATTCCTAGTAGCTATAGGTGTACAAGCGCAGCAAGATCCACAGTACACGCAATACATGTACAATATGAATGTGATCAATCCTGCGTATGCAGGATCAAGCGAGAGTGTATCCATAGGTGCATTATACAGAAGTCAATGGGTAGGCCTAGAAGGTTCACCAAGTACAGCAACATTAGCCATTCACTCTCCAGTAGGTAACAGAGTAGGTTTAGGTTTATCACTAATTAGTGATGAAGTTGGGCCAGTAAGTGAGACCAATGTTTATGTAGATTTCTCTTATACATTACCAGTAGGCAATGCGACTAAATTAGCTTTTGGTTTAAAAGCTGGTGGAACTTTCCACGATATTGGTTTAGCAAGTATTGAAACTATAGACGAAGACGATCCTTTTTTCTCACAAGATGTTAATGAAACTACAGCTAATATAGGAGCAGGATTATATTTATACCAACCTAATCTTTGGTATGTTTCTGCTTCGATGCCAAACATTCTAAATGGAACACATTTAGATTCAGATGGTAGAAAAATAGGTTCGGAAACAGAACATTTATTTGCAGCAGCAGGTTATGTGTTTGATTTGTCAGAAAACTTTAAATTAAAGCCACACGCTTTATTAAAGTTTGCTTTCGATGCACCAATAAGTTATGATGCAAACCTAAATCTTTTCATGTACGATGTTGTAGAAATAGGAGCAGGATACAGACTAGACGATTCATTTAGTGGTATGGTAAACTTTATGGTTTCACCATCACTTAGAATAGGCTATGCTTACGATGCTATTCAATCGGAATTAAACGTAGTTACAGATGCTTCTCACGAGATCTTTATAAACTTCGATATCGATTTACCAAGAAAAGTATCACGCTCACCACGTTATTTCTAA
- a CDS encoding OmpA family protein: MKHLKLIITLVILSSFSLTAQTKATKKADKHFAKYQFVEAIEDYTKLTEKGTADAYVYGRLAEANYNVFNTLEAEKWYAKALETSQEPEMIYKYSEMLKANGKYEVSNTQMKKFASMRPGDDRAAMFLSNPDYLPKILKGGKKFNVQNMDINSAVSDFGGTVKDGKLYISSARNDARKNYGWNEQPFLDMYSFTKAEDGSYQEETMLGDKMNTKYHEGLMSFSPNGNTVYFSRESFYENIYEKDSVSNTKYSVLHMFQATKSGDKFSNIEALTINSRNYSIKNPSVSADGNTLYFASDMPGGFGRYDIYKATIDGNGQIGTPINMGQKVNTEGHEMFPHISDNNTLYFSSTGHLGLGGMDVFYTKEIDGKMAPIRNVGIPINSNGDDFAFSMNEETGEGFVSSNREGGKGDDDIYAIKKIQPLCDVQIIATILDNKTKAPLAGATASLVDSKGNILSTKTANAEGIVEYIVECETETELQVTMKDYESNKLSIAGSNEEEVAVEIALDPIEKIIEVERVVLNPIYFDYDKSNITAKAAFELDNLVQVMNKYPNMVIYATSHTDIRASDRYNDALSDRRAKTSVQYIISKGIDAIRISGAGKGERELAVDCGDNCTEDQHQQNRRTQFRIMSGGPASN; encoded by the coding sequence ATGAAACATTTAAAACTAATTATAACACTAGTCATTCTAAGTAGCTTTAGCCTGACAGCGCAAACTAAGGCAACAAAGAAAGCCGATAAACATTTTGCGAAATATCAATTTGTAGAAGCCATAGAGGACTATACTAAGCTAACCGAAAAAGGAACAGCAGATGCATACGTTTACGGACGTTTAGCAGAAGCAAATTATAATGTTTTTAATACTCTAGAAGCAGAAAAGTGGTATGCAAAAGCCTTAGAAACTTCACAAGAGCCAGAAATGATTTATAAGTATTCTGAAATGCTAAAAGCAAACGGAAAATACGAAGTCTCAAACACACAAATGAAAAAGTTTGCATCTATGCGTCCAGGAGACGATAGAGCAGCAATGTTTTTATCCAACCCAGATTACTTACCAAAAATTTTAAAAGGTGGGAAGAAATTTAATGTTCAGAATATGGATATTAATTCGGCTGTATCAGATTTTGGAGGCACTGTTAAAGATGGAAAATTATACATCTCTTCGGCAAGAAACGATGCTAGAAAAAATTACGGATGGAACGAACAACCGTTTTTAGACATGTACTCTTTTACAAAAGCAGAAGATGGGTCGTACCAAGAAGAAACAATGTTAGGAGATAAAATGAATACAAAATACCATGAAGGTTTAATGTCATTCTCTCCAAACGGGAATACCGTATATTTCTCAAGAGAGAGTTTTTACGAAAACATCTACGAGAAAGATTCAGTATCTAACACAAAGTACAGTGTATTACATATGTTCCAAGCAACTAAAAGTGGAGACAAGTTCTCTAACATAGAAGCATTAACAATAAACAGTAGAAACTATTCTATAAAAAACCCAAGCGTAAGTGCAGATGGTAATACATTATACTTTGCAAGTGATATGCCAGGTGGTTTTGGAAGGTACGACATCTACAAAGCCACTATCGATGGTAATGGTCAAATAGGTACTCCTATAAACATGGGACAAAAAGTAAACACAGAAGGTCATGAAATGTTTCCACACATAAGTGATAACAACACACTTTATTTCTCATCAACAGGTCATTTAGGACTTGGAGGTATGGATGTGTTTTATACAAAAGAAATCGATGGAAAAATGGCACCGATTAGAAATGTTGGAATACCGATAAACTCTAATGGAGACGATTTTGCATTCTCAATGAACGAGGAAACAGGCGAAGGTTTTGTGTCTTCAAACCGTGAAGGCGGAAAAGGAGATGATGATATTTATGCGATTAAAAAAATACAACCACTTTGCGATGTACAAATTATAGCTACAATATTAGACAACAAAACAAAAGCACCATTAGCAGGAGCAACAGCATCTTTAGTAGATAGTAAAGGTAACATCTTGTCTACTAAAACCGCAAATGCAGAAGGAATAGTAGAATACATTGTAGAATGTGAAACAGAAACAGAACTACAAGTAACTATGAAGGATTACGAAAGTAACAAACTTTCTATAGCAGGTAGTAACGAAGAGGAAGTAGCAGTAGAAATTGCATTAGATCCAATCGAGAAAATTATAGAAGTAGAGCGTGTAGTATTAAACCCAATCTATTTTGATTACGATAAATCTAACATTACAGCTAAAGCAGCCTTTGAATTAGACAATTTAGTACAAGTGATGAATAAGTATCCAAACATGGTTATTTATGCAACCTCACATACAGATATTAGAGCTTCAGACCGTTATAACGATGCTTTATCAGACAGAAGAGCAAAAACATCGGTACAGTATATTATCTCCAAAGGAATCGATGCAATAAGAATCTCAGGAGCTGGAAAAGGCGAAAGAGAATTAGCAGTAGATTGTGGTGATAATTGTACAGAAGACCAACACCAACAAAACCGTAGAACTCAGTTTAGAATTATGAGTGGTGGACCTGCTTCTAACTAA
- a CDS encoding GEVED domain-containing protein, with protein MKKAITLSVLCFLFAFSMQAQNYERCAAMENLEYRKNLDPTLENRMAEIEAFTQQRVLEQGNSQNKISGSIITIPVVVHVLYRNATENISLAQIQSQLDVLNEDFRRTNPDADNSWSQAADTQIEFCLSTVDANGNATTGITRKQTTRQDWNANDDAKRASSGGIDPWNTSEYLNMWVVPKMTTVSQGQTINLLGYAQFPGGAAATDGIIMIYNAFGRTGAVTAPFDGGRTTTHEIGHYFNLRHIWGDSNCGNDFVSDTPTHQTSNSGCPIGQTSCSSTDMPQNYMDYTNDSCMNLFTQGQKTRMRAVLDAGGARRTLALSDKCGAVAQPTCTDGIQNGTETGVDCGGSCTPCTTGPQYCASQGNSVSDEYISRVKVGSIDNASGAQLYSDFTSISTNLTKGTSSTITITPTWTGSTYAEGYAVWIDYNKDGDFTDSGEQVFSKAASQTTPASGSFTVPTGASSGETRMRVSMKYNGVPTSCETFSYGEVEDYTVNIIAGVADTVKPVITRTGSATINLTVGDTYSELGATATDNIDGNLTSSIVTSGTVNTNSAGTYTRNYNVSDAAGNAANQVSRSIVVSPASTSGCSGAISSFPYSEGFESGFGAWTQGGGDDFDWTRNSGTTPSSNTGPSSAAAGSQYVYMESSAPNYSTKRAILVSPCFNLTGQNQATLSFKYHMYGAAAMGSLELAVSTNNGSSWSAVWTNSGNQGNSWQDASVDLSSYAGSNVQLRLDGTTGTTWQGDMAVDAISLTNGSADKCAGVSAYNSSQSYSVGDRVTYNGSLYERGASSWSNLGTCGTARVLNEGTVEHLGVEISVFPNPVKGNMLYVKSNIENLPFTVVNMLGQQVAKGTVTHGVNVTNLETGMYMIQFNVNNTIETRKFIKQ; from the coding sequence ATGAAAAAAGCAATTACTTTATCAGTTTTATGTTTTCTATTTGCATTTAGTATGCAAGCGCAAAATTACGAAAGATGCGCAGCTATGGAAAACCTAGAGTACAGAAAAAACTTGGACCCAACCTTAGAAAATAGGATGGCAGAAATTGAAGCTTTCACACAACAGAGAGTCTTAGAGCAAGGAAACTCACAAAATAAAATATCAGGAAGTATTATAACAATTCCTGTTGTTGTTCATGTATTATATAGAAATGCTACAGAAAATATTAGTTTGGCACAAATACAGTCTCAATTAGATGTTTTAAATGAAGATTTTAGACGTACAAATCCAGACGCAGATAATTCATGGTCTCAAGCTGCAGATACTCAAATAGAGTTTTGCCTATCTACAGTAGATGCCAACGGAAATGCAACAACAGGAATTACAAGAAAGCAAACTACGCGTCAAGATTGGAATGCGAATGACGATGCTAAACGTGCGTCTTCTGGAGGAATAGATCCTTGGAACACAAGTGAATATCTTAATATGTGGGTTGTGCCAAAAATGACAACTGTATCTCAAGGGCAAACTATTAATCTTTTAGGTTACGCGCAATTTCCAGGAGGAGCAGCTGCTACAGATGGTATAATTATGATTTATAATGCCTTTGGTAGAACAGGAGCAGTTACTGCACCTTTTGATGGTGGTAGAACAACTACTCACGAAATTGGACACTATTTTAACCTACGCCATATTTGGGGAGATAGTAATTGTGGAAACGATTTTGTAAGCGATACACCAACACACCAAACATCTAATAGTGGTTGTCCTATAGGTCAAACATCTTGTTCGTCTACAGATATGCCACAAAATTATATGGATTACACAAACGATTCGTGTATGAACTTGTTTACTCAAGGACAAAAAACGAGAATGCGTGCAGTATTAGATGCTGGAGGAGCTAGACGTACTTTAGCATTATCAGATAAATGTGGAGCAGTTGCACAGCCAACTTGTACAGATGGTATTCAAAACGGAACAGAAACAGGAGTAGATTGTGGAGGTTCTTGTACACCATGTACTACAGGTCCTCAATATTGTGCATCGCAAGGAAATAGTGTAAGTGACGAGTATATTTCTAGAGTTAAAGTAGGAAGTATTGATAATGCTTCTGGAGCGCAATTGTATTCAGATTTTACAAGTATTTCAACTAACTTAACAAAAGGAACTTCAAGCACTATTACAATTACTCCAACATGGACAGGTTCTACATATGCTGAAGGTTATGCTGTTTGGATAGATTATAATAAAGATGGAGATTTTACAGATTCTGGAGAACAAGTTTTTTCTAAAGCAGCATCTCAAACAACACCTGCATCAGGAAGCTTTACAGTGCCAACAGGAGCATCTTCTGGAGAAACTAGAATGAGAGTTTCTATGAAATATAATGGAGTGCCAACCTCTTGCGAGACTTTTTCTTATGGAGAAGTAGAAGATTATACCGTTAATATTATTGCAGGAGTTGCAGATACTGTTAAACCAGTAATTACGCGAACAGGAAGTGCTACTATTAATCTTACTGTTGGAGATACCTACAGTGAATTAGGAGCAACTGCTACAGATAATATAGATGGTAACCTTACATCAAGCATTGTTACTTCGGGAACTGTAAATACAAATTCTGCAGGTACTTATACAAGAAACTATAACGTAAGCGATGCGGCAGGTAATGCAGCAAACCAAGTATCTAGAAGTATTGTAGTAAGTCCTGCAAGTACATCTGGTTGTTCTGGAGCAATATCATCTTTCCCTTATAGCGAAGGTTTCGAATCTGGTTTTGGAGCATGGACTCAAGGTGGAGGAGACGATTTTGATTGGACAAGAAACTCAGGAACAACACCATCAAGTAATACAGGACCATCAAGTGCGGCAGCAGGATCTCAATATGTTTATATGGAATCTTCTGCACCTAACTATTCTACTAAGCGTGCTATTTTAGTATCACCTTGCTTTAATTTAACAGGACAAAATCAAGCAACACTTAGTTTTAAATATCACATGTATGGAGCAGCTGCAATGGGTAGCTTAGAATTAGCAGTAAGTACAAATAATGGTTCATCTTGGTCTGCTGTTTGGACTAATTCTGGAAATCAAGGTAACTCTTGGCAAGATGCAAGTGTAGATTTATCATCTTACGCTGGAAGTAATGTGCAATTGAGATTGGATGGTACAACTGGTACAACATGGCAAGGTGATATGGCAGTAGATGCTATTAGCCTTACTAATGGCTCTGCAGATAAGTGTGCTGGAGTCTCAGCATATAACAGTAGTCAATCTTATTCTGTTGGAGATAGAGTAACTTATAATGGGTCTTTATACGAAAGAGGAGCATCGAGCTGGTCTAACTTAGGAACTTGTGGAACAGCAAGAGTTTTAAATGAAGGTACAGTAGAGCACTTAGGTGTCGAAATTTCTGTATTTCCAAATCCTGTAAAAGGAAACATGTTATATGTAAAATCTAACATAGAAAACTTACCATTTACGGTTGTAAATATGTTAGGACAACAAGTAGCAAAAGGAACAGTTACACATGGTGTAAATGTTACAAACCTTGAGACTGGAATGTATATGATTCAGTTTAATGTGAATAATACAATAGAAACAAGAAAATTCATTAAGCAGTAA